Genomic segment of Candidatus Omnitrophota bacterium:
ACCTTGACGCGTCCGCGCTCGATACGGCCGGTGGCCACGGTGCCGCGGCCGGAGATCGAGAACACGTCCTCGACCGCCATGATGAACGGTTTGTCCAATTCACGCACAGGGGCCTGGATGTATTCGTCGACGGCTTTCATCAGATCGAGGATCGGCTTGGCTTTGCCTTCGAAATCCTTCGGATTATTCAGGGCATCCAAAGCGGAACCGCGGATGATCGGGGTCTTGTCCCCGTCGAATTTGTATTTGGTCAAAAGATCGCGGACTTCAAGTTCAACGAGGTCCAATAATTCCTTGTCGGCGACCTGATCGCATTTGTTCATGAACACGACGATGCGCGGAACGTTGACCTGGCGGGCCAAAAGGATGTGCTCGCGGGTCTGCGGCATCGGGCCGTCCGTGGCGGAAACGACCAGAATGGCCCCGTCCATCTGCGCGGCGCCGGTGATCATGTTCTTGATGTAGTCGGCGTGTCCCGGGCAGTCGATGTGGGCATAATGGCGGATCTCGGTCTCATACTCAAGATGCGAGATATTGATGGTGACACCGCGCTCTTTTTCTTCCGGAGCGTTGTCGATGGTGTCATACGCGCGCGCCTGGGCCAGACCTTTATTGCTTAAAACAGTGGTGATGGCCGCGGACAGCGTCGTCTTGCCATGGTCGACGTGGCCGATCGTCCCGATGTTCAAGTGCGGTTTATTACGGTTAAATTTTTCTTTTGCCATTGTCGGATCCTCCGTTTATTTTTTTACGATACCTTTGCGACAAATTCCTGGCGCGCGCCGATGATCTTCTCGGAGATCGATCTGGGCACCTGCGCGTAATAGGACGGCTCCATCGAGAACGACGCCCGGCCCTGCGTCAAAGAACGCATGTCATTGGCATAACCGAACATTTCCGCCAGAGGAACGTCGGCGCGCGCGGTCTTCAATTTGCCGCGGTTGCCCTGCTCGGTGATCTTGGCCCGGCGCGTGTTCAGATCGCCTGTAATTTTACCTATATGCTCTTCGGGGACCACGATCTCAAGGGCCATGATCGGTTCCTGGAACACGGAACCGGCCCTGCGCAAGGCCTCTTTGATGGCCTGCTTGCCCGCGATCTGGAACGACATTTCATCAGAATCCACATCGTGATATTTACCGTCCACCAGGGTGACCGTGATGTCCGTGACCGGATAACCGGCCAGGACGCCGTTCTGCGCGCCCATCTCAATGCCTTCCTTCGCGGGTTTGATGAATTCGCGCGGGATGGCCCCACCCTTGATCTTATCGATGAACACAACGCCTTTGCCGATGTTCTCTCCTTCGGAGGGCTCAACGTCGATCACGACATAGCCGTATTTACCGCGGCCGCCCGTTTGCGAAATGTATTGGCCGGCGACTCCGGTGACCTTCTTGGTGATGGCTTCTTTATAAGCAACTTCCGGACGCCCGACGTTGGCCTCCAGGTTATTTTCGCGCTTCATGCGGTCCACAATGATCTCCAGATGCAGTTCCCCCATGCCGGAAATGATGGTCTGGGACGTTTCATGGTCAAATTTGACGCGCAGCGACGGGTCTTCATCCAGGAACTTGCGCAGGACCATGCCCATCTTGTCCTGGTCCGCCTTGGTCTTGGGCTCAATGGCCAGGGACACCACGGCTTCCGGGGGCTTCAGGCCTTCCAGGACGGCCGGTTTGTCCTCGGCGCAAAGCGTATCGCCGGACTTGCTTTCTTTTAAGCCCACAAAAGCCACGATCTCCCCGGCACAGGCGGAAGAAACGATCTCCTGCTTGTTGGAATGCATGACAACGATCTTGGAAATTTTTTCTCTTTTGCCGTTGGAAGAGTTCAAATACAATTGACCGGGAAGGAATTTTCCGGCATAAATGCGGGTGAAAAAGATCTTACCCACATACGGATCGGACGCGATCTTAAAAACCAGGGCCAACGGAGATTCATTTTCATCAGCTTTACGCTGAATGATCTCTTGGGCGTCATCGGGGTTATGTGCTTTCATGGGGGGAATATCTAAAGGAGAGGGAAGGAAATCAATGACGGCATCCAACAACAATTGTACGCCTCTGTTGCGAAGGGCCGTACCGGTCAATACCGGAATGAACTTGCTGGCAATGACGGCGCGGCGAATGGCGCTCATGAGCTGTTCTTTGCTGATGTCTTTGCCATGCAGGTACAGGTCCGCCATCTCATCGTCCACTTCCGCCAGGCATTCGACCAGTTCATGGCGGTATTTAGCCGTCTTTTCTTTGAACTCTTCGGGCAAAGGCAGGCGGTCAAATTCCATGCCGTCTTTATCTTTGTATTGGATATACTGGGCGTTAACGACATCGATCAGGCCTTTGAAGGCATCCTCTGCCCCGTCGTTATAGACAATGGCTGAGGCATTGGAACCGAAACGCTCGCGCATTTCGCCGACCACACGGTCGAAATCCGCGCCCATGCGGTCGATCTTGTTGATGAAGGCGATCCGGGGGACGTGATACTTGTCCGCCTGGCGATAAACGGTCTCGGTTTGCGGCTGCACGCCCGAACAGGCGCACAGGACAATGACCGCGCCGTCCAAAACTTTTAAGGACCGCTCGACCTCGATGGTGAAATCCACGTGGCCCGGGGTGTCGATGATGTTGATGCGGTGGTCCTTCCAGAAACAGGTGGTCGCCGCGGACGTGATGGTGATGCCGCGCTCCTGCTCCTGGGGCATCCAGTCCATCGTGGTATTGCCATCGTCGATATTGCCCATCCGGTGGATGGTCCCCGTGTAATACAGGATGCGCTCGGTCGTCGTGGTCTTCCCCGCGTCGATGTGGGCGATGATCCCGATATTACGGAACTTATCTAAAGGTGTTGTATTGGCTGCCATATTTTTATCCTGAATTATGGGGACACAAAACTTAATTCGAAACTAAAGTACACTAAGAATTAAGTATTGTGTCCCTATAATTCCTACCATCTTAAATGACTAAATGCCCTGTTGGCCTCAGCCATCTTATGCGTTTCATCACGTTTCTTGATCGCGGACCCTTCGCCTTTGTAAGCGGCCACCAATTCATCGGCCAGCTTCACCTGCATCGGCTTGCCCTTCTTGTTGCGGGCGTAATCACGGATCCAGCGCATGGCCAACGATGTGCCGCGCGCGGGAACGACGTCGGTCGGGACCTGATACGTGGCGCCGCCCACCCGGCGGGACTTGACCTCCAGGCGCGGACGGACATTGTCGATCGCCTTGGTCAGGGCCTTGGCCTGGCTCTCGTCGCCGGTCTTTTGCTGGAGAATGTCCAGCGCTTCATACACAATG
This window contains:
- the tuf gene encoding elongation factor Tu, which produces MAKEKFNRNKPHLNIGTIGHVDHGKTTLSAAITTVLSNKGLAQARAYDTIDNAPEEKERGVTINISHLEYETEIRHYAHIDCPGHADYIKNMITGAAQMDGAILVVSATDGPMPQTREHILLARQVNVPRIVVFMNKCDQVADKELLDLVELEVRDLLTKYKFDGDKTPIIRGSALDALNNPKDFEGKAKPILDLMKAVDEYIQAPVRELDKPFIMAVEDVFSISGRGTVATGRIERGRVKVNDEVQLIGLRPAITSVVVTGVEMFRKELEDGQAGDNVGLLLRGVNKEDIERGMVLAAKGSITPHTKFKASVYILTKEEGGRHTPFFKGYRPQFYFRTTDVTGTAELPAGVEMCMPGDNVQLIVELITPVAMEKELRFAIREGGHTVGAGVISEVIK
- the fusA gene encoding elongation factor G, translating into MAANTTPLDKFRNIGIIAHIDAGKTTTTERILYYTGTIHRMGNIDDGNTTMDWMPQEQERGITITSAATTCFWKDHRINIIDTPGHVDFTIEVERSLKVLDGAVIVLCACSGVQPQTETVYRQADKYHVPRIAFINKIDRMGADFDRVVGEMRERFGSNASAIVYNDGAEDAFKGLIDVVNAQYIQYKDKDGMEFDRLPLPEEFKEKTAKYRHELVECLAEVDDEMADLYLHGKDISKEQLMSAIRRAVIASKFIPVLTGTALRNRGVQLLLDAVIDFLPSPLDIPPMKAHNPDDAQEIIQRKADENESPLALVFKIASDPYVGKIFFTRIYAGKFLPGQLYLNSSNGKREKISKIVVMHSNKQEIVSSACAGEIVAFVGLKESKSGDTLCAEDKPAVLEGLKPPEAVVSLAIEPKTKADQDKMGMVLRKFLDEDPSLRVKFDHETSQTIISGMGELHLEIIVDRMKRENNLEANVGRPEVAYKEAITKKVTGVAGQYISQTGGRGKYGYVVIDVEPSEGENIGKGVVFIDKIKGGAIPREFIKPAKEGIEMGAQNGVLAGYPVTDITVTLVDGKYHDVDSDEMSFQIAGKQAIKEALRRAGSVFQEPIMALEIVVPEEHIGKITGDLNTRRAKITEQGNRGKLKTARADVPLAEMFGYANDMRSLTQGRASFSMEPSYYAQVPRSISEKIIGARQEFVAKVS
- the rpsG gene encoding 30S ribosomal protein S7 produces the protein MRRRRVEKRKISPDPKFNSELVSRFVAMIMVEGKKTIAERIVYEALDILQQKTGDESQAKALTKAIDNVRPRLEVKSRRVGGATYQVPTDVVPARGTSLAMRWIRDYARNKKGKPMQVKLADELVAAYKGEGSAIKKRDETHKMAEANRAFSHLRW